The following nucleotide sequence is from Paenibacillus odorifer.
GAGCTGTTCATTATCGGTGGGGGTGCTGCAGGTCTAATGGCTGCAGTTACAGCGAGGGATCAAGGTATTGATACAGCAATTATTGAAAGCAATGACCGGCTGGGGAAGAAAATAATAACGACGGGTAACGGGCGTTGCAACATTACGAACCAATCCACCGCCACCGGTACGGATGAAGCGGCCGCTTTATCACGCAAGTATCACAGTAATCAGGAAGGATTCCCAATACATGTATTGCGGCAATTCGGTGTCCGCCAAACGATCGAATTTTTCTCCTCGCTCGGGCTTCCTTTTGTAAGCTTGGAGAATGGCCGGATGTATCCGATGTCGCTGCAGGCGGCTTCGGTGCCGGGTGTATTTAAGCTGGCGCTGGAGGATCGGAATGTTCCCGTATATTATAAACATAAAGTGTTGGATGTTACCGTTTCGGCGGGACATCCGCGGTTCGCGATAACCTGCCAGGCGGAGACAGAGGAACAGGTTGTGTATACCAGCGACTATCTTTTTCTATGTGCAGGCGGCCTTACCGCTCCCAAAACGGGAACGGACGGCTCCGGTTATACGCTTGTCCAACGTCTGGGGCACACCTTGATCAACCCGGTGCCAGGCATTGTACAATTGAAGCTGGATTATCCGTATTTGAAGGAACTATCGGGCATCAAATTTGAGGGAGAGGCCCATGTTATCGTAAACAATGAAGTCATCCGCACTGAGTCTGGTGAGATTCTTTTTACGGACTATGGTATCTCGGGCCCGCCCATACTTCAGCTCAGCAGAAAGGCTGCGTATAATCTCGGAATAGGAGAATCGGTGACATTGTCGGTTGATTTAATGCCGGAGCGCACGGAGGAAGAGTTAATTGATTTTCTGGAGATCCACTGGGGGATCTTCGGACACCGGACGGTTGCCGATTCCCTTATAGGTATCGTCAGCAAGAAACTGATTCCAGTTCTGCTGAAGGAGGCTGGAATTGATCAACAGTTGCACCTGCTTTGTCAGGATCTTTCGTGGAAAACAAAAAAAATATTTTATAAAATCTTGAAGCGTTGGGAATTTAAAGTGACCGATACCAATAGCTTTACTAATGCACAAACAACAGCTGGTGGCATCGATACGACGGAGCTAACCGAAGGAACGTTGGAATCTAAGTTAGTCCCTGGACTGTATTTGGCAGGTGAGGTGATGGATGTCGATGGAGATTGCGGCGGCTATAACCTGCAATGGGCCTGGAGCTCCGGCTATGCCGCCGCGATGGCGCTTGCTGATCGACGTGCTAGCACCACGTAAGGGGGGCAGATGGTTGCTGACTCTTAAACGATCACCTATCACTAGGCAGAGGTTTGCTGTAACAAGTCTGGTTTTAGTAATGTGAAAGCGATGAGGGTTGTTTCTCATCGCTTTTTTGTGATTTTTTAAAGTTTGGTGCTCATTTAAAAATGATTGTTGGGGTTTAGCGAAATATCAATATTCGTTGCTTAACTCTGATGTCTTCATTTTACCTCAACTTTATTGTCGTCCCTTTATTAATCCTTAAGTTTATCAAGTAGAGCTAGTATTCGTCTATTTTTTGTATCTTCCTTTTTAGCAAGCTCAATATAATTAATCTGCTCTCGTTTAATGTAATCAGGCTGGTTTAGAAATGTATTCAGCATGTGGTACTCTTCAAGGTTTGTAGTAATGTAATCTGGCACAATCAGTTTACGATTTTCCTCGCATTTCTTAAGTATTATATGTAATGTATCACCGAGCTCTTTTTGTAATGCTCTTCGAATAAATTCGTTATAAACAAAATAATGCCCATTCTTTGACGGCAATAAAGTATGGTCAAATTCGTACCCGTCAACAGAGATTTGAATAGGTACTTTACCATTAGTATTGAATATCTCCCTTACTGAATAGGGGAAATAGACTACTTTCCATTTCATTTTACCTTCCAGCAGCTTTATCTCACTATCAAATTCATAAACCATATTAAATAACACTCCTCGTGGTAAAGAAGCTGATTTCGGTCACTCATTTTATCATAGCCACTTTGCTGTTTCTAGGTGATTCGAATTCAATATGCTGTTGCAATAACCTATATGATGTTGAACATGCCTTATCTGCATGAGGATAACATCAGTTTTAGTTATTTCTTCGTATAGTACACATGGTTCCAATAATCTGCAGTCAGTAAGTTCATCAAAAAAATTACGAGCCACACTCAATATCTCCTCTAGGTACGTCGTCATTTCCTCCTTAGTAGGGTAGTCAGAGCACTCCTTATCTAAGTCTTCTGTTATATCTTTACCGAAGTCAGGTATTTTGAATTCTTCATCCTTCTGCTGCCTAAACCAAAATTTCATGCTGGTTGTAGCGTGGAATATATGCTTCCAGTATTTATGCTTGGCATTCTTCCAAAAATGATCAGGACATACTTCGATAAGATTCTTCAACATTTCTACGGTTGGATCAAACTGTCTTCTTAAAACAGCCACCATCTTATCACTCATGTTCATCAACTCACTTCTTGAATTTTAGAATCTTAACTTTATTCTTGTTCTCAGCAACCAAAACCTTCCATTTTACGATGGTGCATTTGGAAAATTTGTGTCACATAATAATTTAATGAAGCTGTCGCTATTTATCTTGAATTAAAAGTATTGCAATATAGGATAGGTTCGCGATTCAATCATAAAAAAATTATTACTTATACTGGAGGAACCTCTAGAAGATGAACCCACAACTGTTACAGGATTTTCCGTTCTTTGAACATCTTGATGATGAATATTTAGCTGAAATTACTAAGGTATGTGGCGAGCGTACTTATATAAAAGGAGAGTCCATCTTTTTGAGGGTGAAGAGGGAGAGGAGCTCTATCTGGTTCTATCTGGAGTTGTTCAAATCTATCAAGATAACCACTCTAGGGATGTAGTACTCTCTATTTTTAGAGTAGGTGATTTCTTTGGAGAGATGGCTTTGTTGCAAAATGAAAGAGCGCGCTCTGCTTCTGCAAGGACCATTGAGAAGTCTACCTTATGTATTTTGAAAAAACGCGATTCATTACTTTACTAAAAAGTAATCCGGAAATACTAATCGGCATTTTGGAAACAGCATTAGATCGTCTGCGTGATGCCAATAAATTAATAACAAACTTAACCGTTATCGACGTGCGTACGCGTATTGCTCGCGTGTTGTTGCGTCTAACAGAACAGCACGGAGTGCCCTCTGATGAAGGTGTTCTAATCGATTTGAAATTAACGCATCAACACCTGGCGGATATGACAGGAACGGCGCGTGAGACCGTGAAAAAATCATTGCTTGGATTACAGGATGAGCAGTTGATACGTATTGATTAAAGGAAATACATTATGATGCGGCTCCATAGGTAGTAAAAGAAAAGACACCTTGAAGGGTGTCTTTTTACGTTATTGCAGCTTAAAAAGAAGATTCCAACAGTATTCCCGACTTTAATGAAAGTTCCCGGTTTCATTTTCCGTGAATTTGCCGTCGCTGTCATGCTGAGATTGCTTGCGGCGATCATTACGGGCTTGTTGCTGCTGTTGGGCTTCCAGGCTGTTTACGGGCGTGGCTTCCAAATCTTTTACAGTGTTGATCAGATTCTTGTCTGGTTTATTTGCGCTCAATTGAAAATTCCTCCTTGTTTACCTAATGGTTGTGAATTTTATTATGTGCTGGCTACTGTGTGGCTATTCGTGTTGTATGATCACAATCCATTCGCTGTCCTATAATCATTAGCTCAGAACACGGTTAGATATGGGAGATATGAGTAAATGATTGTTTCGGAACCTTTTTTAGTTTTGATATGTTGAACGTGTTCTGGTTCCAGAATTTGTATTATTTTCGAAGGGATACAGGGGCTAGATGCAGGATCTCTTTCTAAATATTTAGGAGGTGAAAAGAGAAACTTCATTTTTTGCAAGCGGTTACAATAATATCTGCAACAAATTAAATCGGGAGGAAATAAAATGAAAAAAAGAGTTGCAAAGGTAACCAGTATTGTTGTGTTGTTTTCTCTTGCTCTTTCTTTAATAGTAGGTGGATGGACAAATACGGTGGTGCATGCTGCTGGTCTTGCGGTAACAGGCAGTGGAGGCTGGAATGAAACGGCATATGTGGAATGGTCACCTGTAAGCAATGCGACAGGGTATAACGTTTATGTTAAATTGGCAAGTGCAGCGGATTCTGGGTATCAACAAATTAATAATGAGTTAATCCGCAAATATTCTTCCTACTGGAGAGCAGATGCTGTTGGGCTTGCAGCCGGTAATTATGTGATGAAAGTTGAAGCTACCTTGTCAGGGGGTGGGACGGTAAGTGCGGTTTCAAATCCACTATCCGTAACGTCATATGACCGCTCAGGATTTGCTTTTTCGACTAGTTCGCAATATGGTACAGGATCAGGGGCTTATAATGAGAATGGAACCCTCAAGAATGGTGCTCAAGTGCTGTATATAACATCTCAGAATGCGCAAACCGTAACCCTTGGTGTGAAAATCAACAGCTCCGGCGCTGTACAAACAGGGGTTGGTCTGGGTGGTATTCTGACACTGAGACAAAAAGGTTATGATACAACTCCACTTGCGATCCGAATTATCGGAAAAGTTACAGCTGCTGATCTGAGTGGACAGCTTAACAGCAGTGGGTATCTTGAAGTCAAAGGTAAAAACAATTATTCGGAAATGAATATTACTATTGAAGGTATCGGGAATGATGCTTACGCGTACGGTTGGGGAATGCTTCTAAGATATGTAGGTAATGTGGAAGTAAGAAACCTGGGTGTAATGTTATTCCCTGACGATGGCATTTCAATGGATTCCGGCAATATGAATGTCTGGGTGCATAATAATGATATTTTTTATGGAGCTGCTGGAGGCGATGCAGACCAAGCCAAGGGCGACGGTTCCACAGACCTTAAAAATGGATCCAACTATATTACAATCTCTTACAACCATTACTGGGATTCCGGAAAATCCTCGCTAGTTGGTTTGAGTGAGCCGGCTGAATTTTTTGTTACCTTCCACCACAACTGGTTTGACCATTCGGACTCCCGTCATCCGCGGATTAGAGTGGCTTCCGTCCATATCTATAACAACTTTTTCGATGGTATCTCCAAATACGGTGTGGGTGTAACTACAGGTGCTTCAGCTTTTGTAGAATCTAATTATTTTAGACATGCTAAATTTCCAATGATGATCTCCTTACAAGGTACAGATGCTTTAGGGGAGGGTACGTTCTCAGGCGAAAATGGAGGTGTGATTAAAGCCTATAACAATCTTATTGTAGAGGCTTCAAGTCTCATCTATGCGAATTCAAACACAGGGACAGCTCCTGCTAATGCTACCTCATTTGATGCTTACTTAGCTTCGTCAAGAAATGAAACCGTCCCAAGCTCATACAAAGCACTAAAAGGCGGAACAGCCTATAATAACTTCGACACGAGCGTAAATACAGGAGTGAACGTATCTAATATTGATAACGTAAGCAATGTTGAACAGATTGTTATGGCAAAAGCCGGACGTCTGAATGGCGGAGACTTCACATGGGAATTTAATGATTCAGTGGATGACGTTTCGTATGCGCTGAATACAGCGCTGATGTCTGCAATCAGAGGCTACACAACGGGACTTGTCTCTGTAGGGGGGAATTCAAACCCAACGAACCCGACTCCGACTCCATCAGTAACACCTACGCCAACAGTAACTCCTGTGCCAACAGCGACCCCAGCTCCAACAGCAACTCCTGTACCAACGGCGACTCCAGCACCGACGACAACGCCAGTGCCGACAGCGGGAGCAACCGTTCACAACTTTACTACGGATGGAACAACAAGCAGCTTCTTCAATATCCAAGGCAATCTCTCAACAAGTAAGGGAACTGTGGCATATCAGGGTTTAACCCTATCCCAATGTCTAAAAATCGAGAGTGCAACCAGCATTCAATTCACTTCTGCTAAAGCTTCAACGCTAACCCTAGTGTTCAACACAGAGGGAACGAAAATCAAAGTGGATGGAACAAGTTACCCTATAACCAATGGCATTGCCACTGTCTCTCTGGCCGCAGGTGCGCATACCATTACAAAAGATAGTACGGCGAATCTGTATTATATGAAGCTGGAATAGGGAACTGACCGCCTCTACTTTAATATGGAGTATCAGAAAAGCGACCTGTAGGGGTCGCTTTTCTTTGCTTTTTCTTATGGTCTTATTACTTGAGTTATTGTCGATTGAAAAACTATCAATTTTGTGTTTATTTGATTAATCTTTATCATCAACCAAATCAATAATCTCACGAATATCCTCAATATTTAAAGCTTCTGCAATTTTGCTTATATGACTAAAGTTAATATTCTCCCTTTTTCCATTAGCTAACTCACTTAATGCAGCATGTCGGACATCGGATATTCTGGACAATTCTCGTAGGGAAATCTTATGTTTTTTGGTCAATTCTGATATTTTTACTATAACTCTCTTTCCCACTTCTAATCCCCTCACTAACTCTGAGTTTTCATCTTGACTATACGCATAAGACGGATTTTCTTTTCATGAGAATAAACCTCTCAGTTTTTAAGAAAGCTGCTGTAAGTAAAGTAAAAGACATCTTAACCGTGTCTTTTACTTTACTATATAAGCACGTTTCAGCGCTTCAGGATAGTTGACCAGCCTATACTAATTCTCGGTTATTCCCCATACCGGTCAATCGCCATAGCTGCGGATTTCAGCATGCGCCGCTTAAGATGCTCACCCTCGACGATTTTTACGCGCAGGCCAAGAAAACGGATTTTGGACAATAGGAATTCGCTGCCGTCTCTCATGTAGATGACTTTGATTCGATAGATGCCCGAATTTTCATCAAAGGACACGGATTTATCAAAACAGGAAAAGGCGTACAGAATTCGGGACAGCTCAGCATTAAAGGTGGGAATGACTTGAATACATGCACATTCTTTCTGATCCTCTAATAATCGCGTTATTCTTGCTTTTAAGTCATCAATCCGTTTGGCAGGGAAGGGAGCTACTTCAACAGAAACAATGTTTTTTAGTTTAGTGGACATAAGAGAACGTTGCCGGGTGCTGTACCATTGCAAATACCACTCCCGCTTATACATGTTGTATTCCAGCTTATGAGGGAACCCGGCTTGGTCAGTTCGTTGGCCTCCATGCTTAATATGGAAAGTAATAAGGATCGCTTGATTCTGCATGATTATACGGCGGAGTGTACGAAGCATTGGGTGATAGACCTGCCGCTCTTTGCTTTTAGCTTTCTCCATAATAATTCCCTGCACTTCTGTGGACGCTTCTGCCTCCAATATGGAGTTCAATTCACTTAAGGTATCCAGTGTAAAAGCTGCTTCTGAGGCCGGGTGCATTAACATGGTTTTCAGCCAGGAACGTTCCTGGGAGGTCAGCGCTAATGAACCCACTTCGTCGAGGCGTGAAATGATTTGGAAGTTAAATATTTTCTCAAATGGATTCATAATAGCTGTGAATCTCCTTCCACTCCGCGATAAATTGCTTACGCAGCCAAGGGGGTTCTAATACCTCGCAGCTCGAACCAAAGCTTCGTAACCACGGCTTAATTTCATAAATACCATTCACTGTGATCTCATAAAGGAATGTAGAATCGGACTCTTCCGTAATTACTCCCCACTGTCCCTGCGCTTCAACCCGCTCCCGAATAAAATTAACACCAGAGCGATTGGGGTTATAAAATCTCGCAGCCACTTTAATTGCACTGGTGGTATCTATAACCCAGCTGTTTGTCATCTGCTCTTCCAGATTGCTGAGTTTCTGAGCAAACTCTGATTCTTCCACAGTGTCGCCCTCCTCAATTTGAGTAAGGCCCTCCATTCGGAATTTCATGATGCCCATACGTGAATTATGTCCGATTAAATACCAGCGCCCATATTGATGGTCATAGATGACGCGGAGCGGAAGAACGGTTTCTGTGACGCCCCTTGTTTCCCGCTCAAAGAGAGGATTGGTATTCTGAGAGGCGTAGTTTTTGCCCTTTTTAGGGGATAGATATAGAAACTTAATTTTTTTTCGCTGCTGAATCGCTGCAAAAATTGTGTATAGGTGTGCCTCGTCAAGAATACGTGAATGATAATTATATTTGTATCTATGGGTTTCCGTAGCTTCGGGGTTATAACCCCGCTTCCGCAGGACCTTTTTTAAGGTGTCGCGCAGCAGGTAACCTTGCACCGACGGAGTCTGCGTGTTGGCGATGACATCAACATAGTCGTAAAGATCCAAGAGCTGATCGCCCGATAATTGATCAATCAGATCGTTAGCAGCCTTGTATCGATAAGGACGGCCCTCATTTACACGAAGAATAACGCCAACTTCCTCAAGATATTTCAGATCTCCACGGATGGTCTTCTCATCGGGCATTGGACAATCGGTTGGCATTTGCTCACTGCAGACATCCTGTAGATCTTTAGCCGTTAGCTCCTGAGTCTGAAGCGCAGTTAATAGTAGAGTAAGCCGGATGCTCTCCGTTTCCTTAAGCGACTTCGCCCGGAACAAGAACAGGAGCAGCGGGTCGGCAGATTCATAATAGTTATAGCGGAGCCACTCAGAGAGTTCCGTTCCTTGTTCTGTAGGCAGGTCTTGTTGTAAGACGGTTACCATGCCCTTCAGGTTGCGCAGCGTTTTGTCATAGGTATGTACAGAAATGCCGAGACGATCGGCGAATTGTTGTCTGCTGTAAGCTCCCCCCGCTAAAGAGAGCATGCGAAGAAATTGAATCTCCTTGTCAAAACTTTCCCGGGCCATTTGTATCCCTCCAGCCTGTAGCGAATCCATTAGAAATAGTAGTACTTATTATATTAAGCACCAGAGTTGAATAAAATGGAAGTATTTTTGGCCGCCGCCATACTTCCGCCCTGTTCGTTACAGGGAAGATGAGCGAAGATAGATCCATGAAGCCGAAGCAATTCTGAAGAGGCGTTCGAATAGTATCAATGGTAGAGAATAGGGAAGTAACCGATCTGGAGGGATGAAGATGGATCCTATAAACAAGCTTATCTGTGAGCAGCTGGAACAGATTGAATATGAGGAGCAAGTTACAATATTGTATGCCTGCGAATCAGGCAGCCGGGCCTGGGGATTCCCATCGCAGGATAGTGATTATGATGTGAGATTTATTTATCTGCATAAACCGGAATGGTATCTATCTATTTTTGATAAGCGGGATGTGATCGAGCGTCCTATTAACAATATGCTTGATATCAATGGCTGGGATTTGCGTAAAGCACTGAATTTATTCCGGAAGTCAAATCCACCGCTGCTGGAGTGGCTGCAATCACCCATTCAATATGCCGAAAAGTACAGTATAGCAGAGAAGCTTAGAAGCATCTCCCCGTACACATTTTCGCCGAAGTCTTGTATGTACCATTATTTAAACATGGCAAGAGGGAACTACCGTGATTATCTGCAAGGCGAACAGGTCAAGATCAAAAAGTACTTTTATGTGCTTCGTCCCGTTCTAGCTTGTGAGTGGACTCACCGATATGGAGAGATGCCGCCGAT
It contains:
- a CDS encoding NAD(P)/FAD-dependent oxidoreductase; the encoded protein is MYKDQTSKHHELFIIGGGAAGLMAAVTARDQGIDTAIIESNDRLGKKIITTGNGRCNITNQSTATGTDEAAALSRKYHSNQEGFPIHVLRQFGVRQTIEFFSSLGLPFVSLENGRMYPMSLQAASVPGVFKLALEDRNVPVYYKHKVLDVTVSAGHPRFAITCQAETEEQVVYTSDYLFLCAGGLTAPKTGTDGSGYTLVQRLGHTLINPVPGIVQLKLDYPYLKELSGIKFEGEAHVIVNNEVIRTESGEILFTDYGISGPPILQLSRKAAYNLGIGESVTLSVDLMPERTEEELIDFLEIHWGIFGHRTVADSLIGIVSKKLIPVLLKEAGIDQQLHLLCQDLSWKTKKIFYKILKRWEFKVTDTNSFTNAQTTAGGIDTTELTEGTLESKLVPGLYLAGEVMDVDGDCGGYNLQWAWSSGYAAAMALADRRASTT
- a CDS encoding YdeI/OmpD-associated family protein, which translates into the protein MVYEFDSEIKLLEGKMKWKVVYFPYSVREIFNTNGKVPIQISVDGYEFDHTLLPSKNGHYFVYNEFIRRALQKELGDTLHIILKKCEENRKLIVPDYITTNLEEYHMLNTFLNQPDYIKREQINYIELAKKEDTKNRRILALLDKLKD
- a CDS encoding DinB family protein, translating into MSDKMVAVLRRQFDPTVEMLKNLIEVCPDHFWKNAKHKYWKHIFHATTSMKFWFRQQKDEEFKIPDFGKDITEDLDKECSDYPTKEEMTTYLEEILSVARNFFDELTDCRLLEPCVLYEEITKTDVILMQIRHVQHHIGYCNSILNSNHLETAKWL
- a CDS encoding cyclic nucleotide-binding domain-containing protein, coding for MVLSGVVQIYQDNHSRDVVLSIFRVGDFFGEMALLQNERARSASARTIEKSTLCILKKRDSLLY
- a CDS encoding Crp/Fnr family transcriptional regulator — encoded protein: MYFEKTRFITLLKSNPEILIGILETALDRLRDANKLITNLTVIDVRTRIARVLLRLTEQHGVPSDEGVLIDLKLTHQHLADMTGTARETVKKSLLGLQDEQLIRID
- a CDS encoding pectate lyase, translating into MKKRVAKVTSIVVLFSLALSLIVGGWTNTVVHAAGLAVTGSGGWNETAYVEWSPVSNATGYNVYVKLASAADSGYQQINNELIRKYSSYWRADAVGLAAGNYVMKVEATLSGGGTVSAVSNPLSVTSYDRSGFAFSTSSQYGTGSGAYNENGTLKNGAQVLYITSQNAQTVTLGVKINSSGAVQTGVGLGGILTLRQKGYDTTPLAIRIIGKVTAADLSGQLNSSGYLEVKGKNNYSEMNITIEGIGNDAYAYGWGMLLRYVGNVEVRNLGVMLFPDDGISMDSGNMNVWVHNNDIFYGAAGGDADQAKGDGSTDLKNGSNYITISYNHYWDSGKSSLVGLSEPAEFFVTFHHNWFDHSDSRHPRIRVASVHIYNNFFDGISKYGVGVTTGASAFVESNYFRHAKFPMMISLQGTDALGEGTFSGENGGVIKAYNNLIVEASSLIYANSNTGTAPANATSFDAYLASSRNETVPSSYKALKGGTAYNNFDTSVNTGVNVSNIDNVSNVEQIVMAKAGRLNGGDFTWEFNDSVDDVSYALNTALMSAIRGYTTGLVSVGGNSNPTNPTPTPSVTPTPTVTPVPTATPAPTATPVPTATPAPTTTPVPTAGATVHNFTTDGTTSSFFNIQGNLSTSKGTVAYQGLTLSQCLKIESATSIQFTSAKASTLTLVFNTEGTKIKVDGTSYPITNGIATVSLAAGAHTITKDSTANLYYMKLE
- a CDS encoding helix-turn-helix domain-containing protein; this translates as MGKRVIVKISELTKKHKISLRELSRISDVRHAALSELANGKRENINFSHISKIAEALNIEDIREIIDLVDDKD
- a CDS encoding WYL domain-containing protein — encoded protein: MNPFEKIFNFQIISRLDEVGSLALTSQERSWLKTMLMHPASEAAFTLDTLSELNSILEAEASTEVQGIIMEKAKSKERQVYHPMLRTLRRIIMQNQAILITFHIKHGGQRTDQAGFPHKLEYNMYKREWYLQWYSTRQRSLMSTKLKNIVSVEVAPFPAKRIDDLKARITRLLEDQKECACIQVIPTFNAELSRILYAFSCFDKSVSFDENSGIYRIKVIYMRDGSEFLLSKIRFLGLRVKIVEGEHLKRRMLKSAAMAIDRYGE
- a CDS encoding helix-turn-helix transcriptional regulator; this encodes MARESFDKEIQFLRMLSLAGGAYSRQQFADRLGISVHTYDKTLRNLKGMVTVLQQDLPTEQGTELSEWLRYNYYESADPLLLFLFRAKSLKETESIRLTLLLTALQTQELTAKDLQDVCSEQMPTDCPMPDEKTIRGDLKYLEEVGVILRVNEGRPYRYKAANDLIDQLSGDQLLDLYDYVDVIANTQTPSVQGYLLRDTLKKVLRKRGYNPEATETHRYKYNYHSRILDEAHLYTIFAAIQQRKKIKFLYLSPKKGKNYASQNTNPLFERETRGVTETVLPLRVIYDHQYGRWYLIGHNSRMGIMKFRMEGLTQIEEGDTVEESEFAQKLSNLEEQMTNSWVIDTTSAIKVAARFYNPNRSGVNFIRERVEAQGQWGVITEESDSTFLYEITVNGIYEIKPWLRSFGSSCEVLEPPWLRKQFIAEWKEIHSYYESI
- a CDS encoding nucleotidyltransferase domain-containing protein, encoding MDPINKLICEQLEQIEYEEQVTILYACESGSRAWGFPSQDSDYDVRFIYLHKPEWYLSIFDKRDVIERPINNMLDINGWDLRKALNLFRKSNPPLLEWLQSPIQYAEKYSIAEKLRSISPYTFSPKSCMYHYLNMARGNYRDYLQGEQVKIKKYFYVLRPVLACEWTHRYGEMPPMGFDVLVERLIPKDEELWQVIQQLLARKKSGEELDYGPQLTVINDYLEEQFQVLDKVAASLNAKENNRDHQLDALFREALQEVWGRAL